In Zingiber officinale cultivar Zhangliang chromosome 6A, Zo_v1.1, whole genome shotgun sequence, a single genomic region encodes these proteins:
- the LOC121997963 gene encoding uncharacterized protein LOC121997963 isoform X1 has translation MTTSNEEYSQIGVSQEEKDKLVGEVIRYVLFKTHQSSGCPIKREELTQLITRNYHQRSLPALVINEAREKISSIFGYEMKELQRSRPSSNKQGRASQQSAFESKSYILVSQLPPDVYSEFVEDKESSHLSGFAFVVISIIHLSGGKLSEENLWHHLGRLGLNENDQNNVLGNTKQALETLIQKRYLQKEKVNGPEGNTVMFELAERALDESIIEKLKDYISQVVNNDPAAETE, from the exons ATGACAACATCCAATGAGGAGTACTCGCAAATTGGTGTATCTCAAGAG GAGAAAGACAAGCTGGTAGGAGAGGTAATCCGTTATGTACTTTTCAAGACCCACCAAAGTTCTGGATGCCCTATAAAGAGGGAGGAGTTGACTCAATTGATAACTAGAAACTACCACCAGCGTTCACTCCCAGCTCTTGTCATAAACGAAGCCAGAGAAAAAATCTCTAGCATTTTTGGGTACGAGATGAAAGAATTACAACGTTCTCGCCCTTCCTCAAATAAACAGGGTCGTGCTTCTCAACAAA GTGCCTTCGAGTCAAAATCATACATTCTTGTGAGCCAGCTACCTCCTGATGTTTATAGTGAATTTGTTGAAGATAAAGAGTCTTCACATCTGTCTGGTTTTGCTTTTGTTGTTATCAGCATTATACATCTGTCAGGAGGTAAACTTTCTGAAG AAAACCTTTGGCATCACTTGGGAAGGTTGGGTTTAAATGAAAATGACCAAAACAACGTGCTTGGTAACACTAAGCAGGCACTTGAAACGCTTATACAGAAAAG GTACCTCCAAAAGGAGAAAGTTAATGGCCCTGAAGGCAATACTGTGATGTTTGAGCTTGCAGAAAGGGCTTTAGATGAATCCATTATTGAGAAACTTAAAGACTACATTAGCCAG
- the LOC121997963 gene encoding uncharacterized protein LOC121997963 isoform X2, which yields MTTSNEEYSQIGVSQEEKDKLVGEVIRYVLFKTHQSSGCPIKREELTQLITRNYHQRSLPALVINEAREKISSIFGYEMKELQRSRPSSNKQGRASQQSAFESKSYILVSQLPPDVYSEFVEDKESSHLSGFAFVVISIIHLSGENLWHHLGRLGLNENDQNNVLGNTKQALETLIQKRYLQKEKVNGPEGNTVMFELAERALDESIIEKLKDYISQVVNNDPAAETE from the exons ATGACAACATCCAATGAGGAGTACTCGCAAATTGGTGTATCTCAAGAG GAGAAAGACAAGCTGGTAGGAGAGGTAATCCGTTATGTACTTTTCAAGACCCACCAAAGTTCTGGATGCCCTATAAAGAGGGAGGAGTTGACTCAATTGATAACTAGAAACTACCACCAGCGTTCACTCCCAGCTCTTGTCATAAACGAAGCCAGAGAAAAAATCTCTAGCATTTTTGGGTACGAGATGAAAGAATTACAACGTTCTCGCCCTTCCTCAAATAAACAGGGTCGTGCTTCTCAACAAA GTGCCTTCGAGTCAAAATCATACATTCTTGTGAGCCAGCTACCTCCTGATGTTTATAGTGAATTTGTTGAAGATAAAGAGTCTTCACATCTGTCTGGTTTTGCTTTTGTTGTTATCAGCATTATACATCTGTCAGGAG AAAACCTTTGGCATCACTTGGGAAGGTTGGGTTTAAATGAAAATGACCAAAACAACGTGCTTGGTAACACTAAGCAGGCACTTGAAACGCTTATACAGAAAAG GTACCTCCAAAAGGAGAAAGTTAATGGCCCTGAAGGCAATACTGTGATGTTTGAGCTTGCAGAAAGGGCTTTAGATGAATCCATTATTGAGAAACTTAAAGACTACATTAGCCAG
- the LOC121997964 gene encoding anaphase-promoting complex subunit 10-like isoform X2 translates to MSRVWTRDRRVVTAGGRQAAMATELDGEEETAAAAGKLTGSPQLSVEDDLREMAKNAAWSVSSYKPGNNVLSLRDDNLDTYWQSDGAQPHLVNIQFQKKVKLQLVILYVDFKLDESYTPSKISIRAGDGFHNLKEIKTVELMKPVGWVHISLSGNDPRSKFRPRFLRGCSVLYMQDILAAKVTVENTDLRQIANS, encoded by the exons ATGAGTAGGGTTTGGACTCGGGACCGAAGAGTTGTGACCGCGGGGGGACGGCAGGCGGCGATGGCTACGGAATTGGACGGGGAGGAGGAGACGGCTGCTGCAGCTGGAAAACTCACCGGAAGTCCGCAGCTTTCTGTGGAAGATGACCTCCGTGAGATGGCCAAGAATGCAGCGTGGAGCGTTAGCTCCTACAAGCCCGGGAATAACGTCCTCTCCCTCCGCGATGACAACCTAGATACCTACTGGCA ATCGGATGGAGCGCAGCCTCATTTGGTGAATATTCAGTTTCAGAAAAAGGTTAAGCTACAG CTAGTAATTCTCTATGTGGATTTCAAATTGGATGAGAGCTACACACCTAGCAAGATCTCGATCCGGGCTGGAGATGGTTTCCACAACCTGAAG GAGATTAAAACTGTGGAGCTTATGAAGCCAGTTGGATGGGTTCATATATCTTTGTCAGGAAATGATCCCCG ATCTAAATTCAGACCAAGATTCTTGAGAGGATGTTCAGTGCTATACATGCAAGACATCTTGGCAGCAAAAGTAACTGTTGAAAATACAGACTTAAGACAAATTGCAAATAGCTAA
- the LOC121997964 gene encoding anaphase-promoting complex subunit 10-like isoform X1, translating to MSRVWTRDRRVVTAGGRQAAMATELDGEEETAAAAGKLTGSPQLSVEDDLREMAKNAAWSVSSYKPGNNVLSLRDDNLDTYWQSDGAQPHLVNIQFQKKVKLQLVILYVDFKLDESYTPSKISIRAGDGFHNLKEIKTVELMKPVGWVHISLSGNDPRETFINTFMLQVAILSNHLNGRDTHIRQIKIYGPRPNPVPLQPFHFTSQEFISYSTIR from the exons ATGAGTAGGGTTTGGACTCGGGACCGAAGAGTTGTGACCGCGGGGGGACGGCAGGCGGCGATGGCTACGGAATTGGACGGGGAGGAGGAGACGGCTGCTGCAGCTGGAAAACTCACCGGAAGTCCGCAGCTTTCTGTGGAAGATGACCTCCGTGAGATGGCCAAGAATGCAGCGTGGAGCGTTAGCTCCTACAAGCCCGGGAATAACGTCCTCTCCCTCCGCGATGACAACCTAGATACCTACTGGCA ATCGGATGGAGCGCAGCCTCATTTGGTGAATATTCAGTTTCAGAAAAAGGTTAAGCTACAG CTAGTAATTCTCTATGTGGATTTCAAATTGGATGAGAGCTACACACCTAGCAAGATCTCGATCCGGGCTGGAGATGGTTTCCACAACCTGAAG GAGATTAAAACTGTGGAGCTTATGAAGCCAGTTGGATGGGTTCATATATCTTTGTCAGGAAATGATCCCCG AGAAACCTTCATTAATACTTTCATGCTTCAAGTTGCTATTTTGTCAAATCATCTAAATGGACGGGATACACATATACGCCAAATCAAAATATATGGTCCTAGACC AAACCCTGTCCCCCTTCAACCATTTCATTTTACTTCACAAGAATTCATTTCCTACTCAACCATTAGATAA